Genomic DNA from Nonomuraea rubra:
CGGCCAGGCGCTCGTCGGAAGTGACCTGGCGTTTGCAGTCACCACCTGGAGGTAAAGGGTTCCCTATACTTGAGGCGTGCAGGACGAGTGGAGCATCTATGTCACCGACGAGGTTGACGCCTGGATCAGCGACCTTGACCCAGAATCGCATCGGCTCGTCATCGATGCGCTCGATCGGCTTGCGGAGAACGGTCCTGCGCTGGGCAGGCCACTCGTGGGCAAGGTGAACGGCTCGCGTATCGCCAACCTGAAAGAACTGCGCCCCCGGTCCACCCGACGTAGCGCACTTCGACTGCTGTTCGTCTTCGACCCCAGACGGGACGCCATCGTCCTCGTCGCCGCAGACAAGATCGAGGCGAGCCCTCGAGACCCTAACCGCTGGTATGAGGAGGCCATACCGCACGCGGAGGGGCTGTACGAAACTTACCTGAAGGAGCGCGCAGAAGCGGAGGGGCAGAACCAATGACGACATTCAAGAAGTGGGACCGCACCAAGCATGTTGAGCAGGCCGGAGGGGAGGAAGCCCTTGCCGAGACCCGCCGCATGGTCGACGATTTCATCGATGCCTGGCAGCTTGCCCAGCGCCGCAAGAGCGCCGCTCTGACGCAGAACGAGGTGGCTGCCTTGATGGGCGTGACGAAGGCGCGTGTCTCTCAGATCGAACGTGGTGAAGTCTCGTCGGTGGATGTGATTGCCCGTTATGTGGAGGCCATCGGCGGGCATCTCGAGCTCACTGCCAGCTTCCCTGGTGGCACTTACCGGCTACACTCCGGCGGGATGAGAAAGATGTGTAAGCGCCACTTCAAGTTCCAGGGCTCACGTCCTAAGCCGCGCACCACTGACGCCCGGTAGCCAGTCCAGCGAAGAACCGGCCGGCCGGCACGGCCATGTCCAGCCTTGGTGCGGCGGGGCGCTCTCGTCATGGGCCACCCACATGTCCAATCCCATCTGAAATGCAAACGCCCCGCGACCCTTTGACAAAGGCCAGCAAGACCGCCCGGCTAATGGCCCACAGCACCACATTGGCGATCAAGCAGGACCGCGAATGGCCATCAACGCCGGTGACCACCCCTCGGACAGAAACGGCATCTCTCACCAATGTCCTGGGACTCACGCGTTTTCAGGTCTCAGGACCCGTGCGCCAGATCCGGCTCGGGAGGCGAATGGCTTGAGGACAAGCGGTTCGATCCGCTCCCAAGAGCCGCCCGCGAGACCAGCGCCGATCCGTAGCATGTGGACGCTCGCGTGGAGGTTCAGAGCTTCGTCGCCCAGAGTGGACAGGCAGCGATCCAGGGCGTCGTAGCGGATGGGCGGGCTGTCCTTGATTGGCGGATGCCGTGCTGGCCGATCATGTTCGCGACCCATAGCTGAGGCTCGACCTGCACCAGCCGGATCGCACCCAGCTGGAAGTCGTCACCAGAGCGGCGCCAGGCTCGGTAGTCGGCTTCCGGCTGTGGCCAGCGCCGGGAGAGGACAAGGACGAAGCCCTTGCCCCAGCCTCCGATGTTGTTGCACACGTGGCAGATGACCTTTGACCCCTGGCCGTGGGGATGGGTCGCGTCGCCGGTCACATAAGAGATCACGGTGTGGAAGGTACGCGGGCGCCCCGACATTCGTTTCCCGCGATCATCAGCTGAACCTTCTGCGGATCCATGACGCAGTTCTATGCGCCCCGATGTGATCTTCCGTGGGTGCGGGGGCCCGCGGACTTTGAACCGTGCGATGGGTTTGATGGTGGTGCGGGCGACCTCTGGTGGGTCACGCGGACCCTCCCTTCCAGGTAGGCACGTCCATTGCTCAAGAAAATTCCACGTGCCCGGGACGCCTCATTCATGGCGACCGCCAGTGCCCTTCTGATCTCCTCCGGCGAGCGAGATCGGTTCACTACTCCAAAATCCGCGAGCGCCCTCTCGGCACGTTGACATGCCTGGGCCAGGGGTCAGAGATCATGCAGATCTTCGAGGGCACGAACCAGCTTCGGCCCGGGTCGCATCAGGGCCTCGCGATGTTGTACTGGATGGTGTACTGCCGCGCTCCACAGCAGCCAGGGTGGCTCGGGTTGGGAGTGCGGATCCAGAGCTGGCCGAGGTTTCTGCCGCTGATGACTCTGATCGTTCTCATGACCGAATAGGCCTTGGATCCGCCGTCGCAGATCTTGCCGTATCTGCCCCGCTGGGCTTCCCAGTCGTTCGCGTTCGCGAAGTAGAGGTCCGGGAAGATGCATTTGCCCCTGGGGAAGCCGTTCTCGCGGATCACTATGGACCGGAGCTGCGCGGATCTGGGGGACTTGTACGCCCAGGTGGTGGTCACCTTGATCGGGTACTTGCGGCCGACATGGTCCTTGATCGTGACATAGGTGTTCACGGACTGGACCGGCCGGATTCGCTTGACGTAGCTGATTTTCTGGTCGGGCGCGGCGTGTGCGGCGGGCGCCATGAGCAGGCCGGCTCCGAGGGTGGCGGTGAGAGCCGCTCCGATCGCGGGAATCCGGAGTCGCGTGAGGGGTCGCACTTGGTTCTCCTTCACCATGCAAGGCGTTCCTGGACGGGCAATCAGCCGACCGGTCAGGCCGAGAATCTCTTCCAGGCGGTTCTCGAGTTTGCGCGACCAGACTTTATACAATCTCGGAATATTCGGGGAATATGGCTGACATACGGACGCTTCTGCGGTCGATGTGCGTGACTGTTGATTATTTCCATGCTTACGGAAAGCTTCCCTGTGCTGGGAGTGGAGTTCCGTGACGGTGCCGGGTTGGGTGGACAGCAGGGTCTGGGCCGGTCAGGCGTCGCTTGGGCCGATGATCGAGGGCTTGTCGGTGTTCCAGGTGAGGTGGACGTTCGCGGGCTCGCCGCCGGCGAACAGGATGCTGAGGTTGGCCTCGTAGACGCCGTCCTCGAGGCGGAGCGCCGGTGTCCAGATGTCGCGGTTGTCCACCTCGCTCGCGGGAGCGGTGTCGTAGTTCCAGGTGCGGGTCTGGCGGCCCGCTGGGGTTCTGCGCACGATGTCGAGGGAGATCGAGGCGATCCTCATGTCACGGAACGGTGGCCGCTTCATGTGCTCGTCCTTCGGCGTGAGGAACTGTGCCCAGACCACTCCGCATTTGGGGTGTGGATTGTGGACGAGGGTGAAATTTCCGATTATCCCCCAGCTTCTGGCGATATCGGAGCTGGCGGAGATCTGATGGGTGCCGTTGAGGTATCGGCAGCCGTGGGCGATGGGGTCGATGCCGTCGCCCGGCCTGCCCAGCACCACGGCCCAGGCGGACAGCGCGGTCAGGGCAGCGAAGGTGCCGCAGGCCAGGACGATGCGGGGTCTGGTGCGTTCGATGCCCTTCAGGACCGGCCAGAGGCCGACGATCACCATCCCGATCAGGGTCCAGGCGATGACGACCCAGGTCAGGGCGGGGCCGTACGCGTCGAGGCCGAGGCCGGCGAGGCCGAAGCTGCTCACCAGGCCCAGTACGGCGGCGAGTATGGTGCCGATCGTCGCCCGGACCGCGCCGCTGTTACGCTTTTTCCCGCCGCCGTTCCCCGGTGTTCTCTGCTCTTGGATCGCGCTGCCGCCCGCCATTGTCTACCCCTTTCCCCCGCAGCTCAGCCAAGGCAAGGATTCCACAGGTACGACGACACGGGAAATCGTTTTTGCTGATGCTGATATGAGAAAAGAATATGATTATGCGGTATTTGTCGGGCGAATCGCCGGAATATGTCCGCCGAGTTTGGGGGACGCCGGTGGTATGGGTCAAACGATGATCTCCCTGCGGCGGGCGGCGTACGTCGCCGTGCTCGTCCTCGTGTTCCTCCCGATCACCGCCACCACCCTGACCGCCCCGCAGGCCGCGCTCGGCGAGGCCGAGCCGCGCAAGCGCAGCCAGAGCCAGGCCGACTCCGCAACGCGCGGCAGGCAGGTGAGCGACGCCGCGACGCGCGCCTGGCGAGTGAGCAACTTCGCGACGCATGCCGGACGGGTGACCGACGTGGCGCACGCCAGGCGGGTGAGCGACGCGACGCACGCCAGGCGGGTGACCGACGCGACGCGCACCAGGCGGGTGAGCGACTCGGCGGCGCTCGCCCGGCGCATGCTGGCAAAACTCAAGGTCGCCAGGGCGTTATCGATCCGCGGCTACAGCCGCAAGCGCTTCCAGTCCGCCAAGGGGCAGCACAAGGCCAGGTGCAGC
This window encodes:
- a CDS encoding type II toxin-antitoxin system RelE/ParE family toxin — its product is MQDEWSIYVTDEVDAWISDLDPESHRLVIDALDRLAENGPALGRPLVGKVNGSRIANLKELRPRSTRRSALRLLFVFDPRRDAIVLVAADKIEASPRDPNRWYEEAIPHAEGLYETYLKERAEAEGQNQ
- a CDS encoding helix-turn-helix domain-containing protein; its protein translation is MTTFKKWDRTKHVEQAGGEEALAETRRMVDDFIDAWQLAQRRKSAALTQNEVAALMGVTKARVSQIERGEVSSVDVIARYVEAIGGHLELTASFPGGTYRLHSGGMRKMCKRHFKFQGSRPKPRTTDAR
- a CDS encoding HNH endonuclease family protein, with protein sequence MISLRRAAYVAVLVLVFLPITATTLTAPQAALGEAEPRKRSQSQADSATRGRQVSDAATRAWRVSNFATHAGRVTDVAHARRVSDATHARRVTDATRTRRVSDSAALARRMLAKLKVARALSIRGYSRKRFQSAKGQHKARCSTREKVLARDGRKVRRNASCHPVKGSWYSPYDGKVLKSEKYVDVDHVVPLSYAWRSGAKRWSAAKRRAFATDLRRPELITVSHSANIAKGGQGPQSWRPQRRAHWCRYATSWITVKHHYRLFVTRAERTALLNMLRTC